A stretch of the Vigna angularis chloroplast DNA, complete sequence genome encodes the following:
- the ycf3 gene encoding photosystem I assembly protein ycf3, producing the protein MPRSRINENFIDKTFSIVANILLRIIPTTSGEKRAFTYYRDGMSAQSEGNYAEALQNYYEAMRLEIDPYDRSYILYNIGLIHTSNGEHTKALEYYFRALERNPFLPQAFNNMAVICHYRGEQAIRQGDSEVAESWFNQAAEYWKQAIALTPGNYIAAQNWLKITGRFE; encoded by the exons ATGCCTAGATCTCGGATAAATGAAAATTTTATTGATAAGACCTTTTCAATTGTAGCCAATATCTTATTACGAATAATTCCGACAACTTCAGGAGAAAAAAGGGCATTCACTTATTACAGAGATGGT ATGTCAGCTCAATCTGAAGGAAATTATGCAGAAGCTTTACAGAATTATTATGAGGCTATGCGATTGGAAATTGATCCCTATGATCGAAGTTATATACTTTATAACATAGGCCTTATTCACACAAGTAACGGAGAACATACTAAAGCTTTGGAATATTATTTTCGGGCGCTCGAACGAAACCCATTTTTGCCCCAAGCTTTTAATAATATGGCCGTGATCTGTCATTAC CGAGGAGAACAGGCCATTCGACAGGGAGACTCAGAAGTTGCGGAGTCTTGGTTTAATCAAGCCGCTGAATATTGGAAACAAGCTATAGCTCTTACCCCCGGTAATTATATTGCAGCACAGAATTGGTTGAAGATCACAGGGCGTTTTGAATAA